The genome window GACTTCATACTGCGGAAAAAAGCCCCTGCTGACGGGCAGGTGAAGATGAGGAGCAGGTCGAGCCTGACGCTCCCCAGAACTGCCAAGCGGGGGTGCTGGAGTAACAGGAACAGCAAAATCACGCTCTGAGGGGGATGCGGCACGGAGGAGAACTGGTTGAGAACCGTACCTTCGCTACCACCCAGTATTACAGAGTCACAGCACATGAATGTGTCAGTATTCAACGTTGAAAATATTGGAGACAAATGCCAAGTGAGCATTTGGTCCATGTCCAGCCAGAGATGTCTCTGCCCCTGCGACTGGACAGACACGGATTGACGGGACAGTCCGGACTGGGATTACTTTGTTTTGCACATTAGCCTAGGAAGGTGAGAAACCCCAGTTAGAGGGGAAAACAGGACTGCAACCTTTGTATTCACAGCACCACGTAAGCCTACTTCTTGTGTGAGAAAACCTTTTCTTTGTGCCAGTATTACACGCAATGAGAATgcctacatttattttttataaaactggagaagaaaagccaCAGCCCCGTTCTGCCAGAAGGGAGCAGGAGCCCCCggcccacagcagccccaggagaGCACTGGGTCAGGGGAGGGGTGCACCCATGGCAAGGTACTGTGGGTACAGCCCCAAAACGTTCATCTCTGGAGCAGGAAGAAGCAACTGCAAGCGTGCGCGTTGCCTTCCCACTGCTGGCAGCCTTCTTTTTGCACTTGCTCTAAGCCAGAAAATCACctattttagattattttttttttccaaagaacatAAAAAGAGCAGACTGCGCTTGCTTTCAGATGAATGTCATGATTTGTTCATGAACCCAACACTACATGTCTGGACTTTAATGCCACTAGGGCCTGgttcttcttttgctttgctaaCCCACTCAACAGAAGTCGCTGCCTTTGCGTGTACTCTGAGATGACTGATGTACCTCTTTGTAACGTGCAATCAGTATTCAGAACTTGGCCCCGCCTTACTCCCCATTTTTCATTCCATGGGAGGCAACTACATTACCTTCTATCTTAAAAGTGGGTATTGAGAGGAAAGAGCAGCAGGATTCCCAGCATTACCCCAACCCACAGATTTTATATCCTTGTAGCATTATTGTGCGTAATCTCCAGCCACCGCCCTTGCTCTTTGTATCCACCTATAAATGAATTTCCTGACATGGTACATCCTTTCAGCTGGAATAAAGCATTTAATCATCTGTTCTCCATGAACACACGCCTGGAGTGTCTTCCCAGCTCCAGGCTTCCTTGGAAGGAGGAGGTTTGATTTTATAAAGCCATAGATGAGACGTGGGATTGTAAACAGCCCTTACACAACAGGCTGCCTTTGGGATAGGTTAGAGTTAGTTGAAATAAACTCAGATACTGAATTTTACACATGCCTGGggcttttcttcccccccaTTTTGCAGCTGCCATGGCAAAGCTGGGCTCAGAGTACATTAGCAGTCTGTTGTAAATGTGCCATTTCGCACCCTGCCTTTCCAGGGGCACCACCCAGGGCCCAGTCTGTGTAAAAACTCAAACTGGATTTTATGGAGGGAGTGAGGACTGAGTTTGTAACTGACCCCTAACGCTTGCTCGGGGTCAGCACAAGTTTACAGCAGGAGTGGTTTTCTTTGCATCTCAGTGTTAAGCGCGCACTGATGTCTGTACAGCATCCCTTGTAAATTGCAGCGTTGCTAACTCCACCATTGCATGCCTGTATtaagctgaaaggaaaatggtCTTGATCTTAAAATGACCTGTCTCCAGAACATTatatataaagatttttttaacgGCTTACCTGTAATCTTTATACAATaagcatataaatatttttttcactgatatTTGCCTTATGTTAATCTCTGCCCTTCTCTTAGGCTTTAGTCCTACTGCGTGGCAGTTCTACATCTCACACTGCCTTCCATTAACACCTCTCTCTCTTCAGCATCATCACATTCATTGGCTTAAGTTCCCAgctccttcttcctcccctgGGAAAGCTCCTGACTGCATCAGTTTGGGCTTGAATGGGAAATGCTGTGTCAGCCGAACCAAGCAtgagcagcccctgctcccacCCAATGAAGAagagcacacacagctgcatttcttgCACCAGGTTCTATGTATTATCAGACCCGCTGACAGGTAATAACATGTCGTCTTTAGCAGAAAGCACAACATGGACCaggaattattaaaaacaaacaacaattaaaaaaaaaaaacaacaaaccaaccgCACACAGATCAACTGCACAGATCAGCCGGCGGCAGGCCCAGAGCTGCAGTCCACAGCCACCAGCCCGCCATGAAACCGCTTCAGAACATCGACATCGCGCTCTGCTGTCgtgtgtgccagcagcaggtaCATCAGCACTCAcccaaaaaaaagacaagtttgCTCCTCACATGAAAAAACACCAAGACAAGTTGTCTTTCCGTCCTGAAGGAACACACGGAGGCGGGGGGGGAAGCAGGACGTGTTCCCTTTGGAGCGCAGAGGAAATCCAAGTGGCAGCCACTGCTCTGCAGGTTCTCTGATGCTCCAACACATCAGTTCTGGCCCAGCAGCCCATCTGAATGGGAACTGAGCAGCCTTGACGTTCAGAGGGGaagcttttctgcagaagtgcGGCAAAGGAGAAGACGCTACACTCAGAGCACTGCTCCAGTGCACGGAATATTTGTGGAAACCATTTTGACCCCTCTTCGTAAAACAAAGCCTCCTAACCCAAACACACTTCCTGCAGTTTCAATGAACAGGGTTATAAAAGCCTACAGCCCTACAAGGAGAAACAGCTACACAGCAGCCCAGTTACAGCTATCCAGAAAGGTATGAACGCTTGTACGCTtctatatattaatttttataaatacagtATTCTACACAAGGTACTGTAGAAAGACGTCAttcaaggaatttttttttgttttttttctttttaacaaaagctTGCAAAGGCTTTTGTTCGGATCTCTGCCTGTCTGGAACacctgttcttttttcctccttcgTTTCCCCGCAGTCCTGGAAAAGCAGCCCGGCGAGCTATAACCCAACCGGCTCCAACCCAACTGGATCCAACCCCACGGGGCCCAACCCGGCAGCCCCGCTGTGCCGTCCCACGCAGCAGGACGGAGGCCCTGCCACCAGCTGCTCTACAACTTCCAAAGGTGAAAAGCCAAAGTGTGAGGCCGgttctgctgtcagcagagccCAGGGGAGGCGGGCAGTCATAGCTCATCCCTGGAGGACGGCGCGTTGAGGGAGGACTGGGGCGGCAGCGCGTCCTTGTTCTGCGCCTCGCTGTGGATCTGGCCCTGCTGCCGCGACTTCCAGGAGTGCGTCCTGTCCCAGTCCGTTGACACGGTTTCGTTGTCCCAGATGGTGGAGGTCTCTGTGTCACTGAGGTAGCCTGGCTGCCCTGTGTAGTGGGTGGGGTAAACGAGCAAGGGTTCTGCTGAAAAGGCCTTCAAGTCTCTGGACTCGTAATACTCCATGTACTTCGCCCTaaagggggagaaaaatcaTCAGTAACTGAGAGGATGTCCATCAGTGCCACCACGTATAACTTGGAGCCACAAGCCAACCCGCTGAGCAGACGGGTCCCAGGGCAGTGAGGTAGTGCTGGGGTGGGTCTAGAGCAGGCCTGGCCCTCAGCAGGATCGGGGACACAGTCTTACAACGATGCAGACAAAGCCTCAGTTTCCAGCCTGCAAGCAGCTCAGAACAGCCCACGGGCCCCACACCAGgcaggcacagccccactgccacAGGGCTGTCACCGCCTTGGCcctgaggagcagctctgctgcagacagcCAACAAGCAcaaggagcagccctgctccccccaGCCAGGCTGCTGAGACACATCAATGCCATTCACTCTAAGACCATTCAGCACCTGTCAACCCAAGCCACGAAGGCGTCCTACTTACACAGGGTGCTTGTTGTACATGACGGGCAGAAATTCATCCACGGGCAGCATCTTGCTGAAAGGCTCCGCCCCAATTAGCTTCTGAGCCCCTTGGAAAGAGATCGCGTACCCCAGGGTCCAGTACGAATAATCAGCTTCCACCAGGTTCATGACATTGGGAACTGCTTTCTCGGGCTGCTGCACCTGCATCCTTTTCCGGCCAATGTAGCTGAAAGGGTGAAGAGACCACAAAAACCTGAACTGAAGCGAATCTGCAGCAGTGAAGACCACCCAGCTGTTCACTTCCACTAGGACAGGGCAGTGAGTCAATCCAAAAAGCAATCCCTGCTCCCAGACAGCCACACCATAACCCAGCGGTGGCACAGCTGTGAAAGGCTCCGTAAGGGCACCGAGTGCCACAGTCCAAGCCCAGGactgggcagtgccagctcctcCACCACAGCAGCATCCCCAACACCACCAGGATCAACCAGCACTGCCCACAGAGGGTACTAACAGCCCCCACTACAGCCAGAGCACTCCAGTCTGCCCCAAGGAGCAGATCTCTCCCAGTGGGAAGAGCCCACTGAAGTCTGCAACCTTAATGCTGCACCTCTGCCATGGCCGCTCCCCGCTGtgtgcccagcagctcccagatgCCTGGGGCCAGCCCCTTACATGAGCTCCCAGTCTAGCTGAGCTTGTTCAACGTCATCCATCAGCTTCATCAGCTTCCTCTTAAACTGGTGTTCAAAGCGCACGTCGTCCTCGATGACAAGCGtcttctccagccctctgttcACCACCTGCAACAGGAGAGCACAGATCAGTGAGCGCCCCAGGACGCTCCTCGCACCCTGGGATCGCTGGGGGTCAGCCtgacctggcagcagctcccagaccCTGCAGGCAGGGACCACTGCAAGAGTCATCAAGAACAGCGCCCGCCCACCCCTTACCTCCTTCCAGATGTAGTAGTGGCTGAGGAAGCAGCCGATCTCTCCCCTGGTCAGCGGCCGGGAGGAGTAGGGGTCCCGGTACCCCGGCAGCATCTCGATGCTGAGAGCTTTGagctggctcgtgttcagcgCTCTGAGAAACAGAGTGTGCGTCAGCACTGCACGACAGTCACATTTTAGCCAGACACAGGGGCAAAATGGGAAATCCTGCTGACGTTCTGGGAAAGCTGATGGATACCCAGGACTCAGAGACCATTAGATCCATATGGATCTCCTCACTCACCCAGGAATCTGTGCAACTCCCAGACCTAAAatgtgtgcttttatttctcattctaaAAATGTCCTACCGCACCTTACAGTAGGGTGCACAAGCAAAGGGCGATGCCAGGTTAACACTGAGCACAGAAGTTTCATAGCACTTGGATGGAAGATCTTGCCAGGAGGTAACTGCTCTCAAACACTTTCATGGATGActtagagaatcacagaacactgtgggttggaagggacctcaaagccccccagctcagggtgcccagggtcccatccacAGCCTGGGGTACCCCAGGGAtgggggcacccacagctctgggcagcagtgccagcacctcaccacctcTGGGTAAGAAATTTCCCCCTAACACCgacccaaatctcccctcttttagtctaaagccattcccccttctcctattgCAATCAGACCATGTACAAAGTCAGTCCTCCTGCTTATAACCTCCCCCCAAGTACTGAGGGCTACAATGAACTCACTTTCCATCCACGGCCTCCACGATCTTGACTGCAATCTCCTGTTCATAGAGCGTCCGCAGCATCCGGTCCCTCCTGTCCTTCCGACGCTTCAGATTGATCATGAAAATCTGGGTTGAAGAGAAAGACATCAGCCTCCTGGTTTGGGAGGAAGGACAGGGGGTCCTGATCCACTCTTTTTCCAGCAGCCCCATAGGAAGAACAGAAGTCATTAAGATATTAGGTGTGTTTTCCTCCCAGACTTTGGAATTTGTCCCCAGATTGGTGCTGATTTTGAGGGGGAAGGCGAGAGGCTTGCTCTTTGTCTAAACCCAGTCTGTATAGAACAGGGGAACATTGCTTTTCCAGGATGATTACAGCTGTGAAGAGGCCAAATCTGTGTTGTATAAAGACATAagatgctttgatttttattaaacaCAGGGTACAATGGTCAGCTCCAGCTGAACACTGACCCACATGTGTAAGATGCAAGTGCCCATATTTAGCATTCCCAGCGGGGCCACCAGCCAAGTGCAAGGACACCGTAAAGAGAGGATTTTTGTAATTACTTCAGGCACCAAAATTCCACTGCTCCCTTTGCCAGAGCAGACAGCCAAGACCTGGAGCAGAGATGTCTGGGCAGGGCTCAGCTCAAGCCTGGAGGACACAGACTCCTTGGTGGAGGGCTGAAGCCCTCACTTGTAGGTAAACAGCAGAGGGGGGGGGATATTTTTCAGCCCCAGGCAGACAGGCACAAGTGCAGCTTTGTATGTTGTGGAGCAAAACCTCATCCCAGTAAGAAGCAGATCGAATTCCAGCTCagtacaaatgcaaaaataataaactggATAAATACAGTGCAACCACAAAGGGCAACGTGGAAAAAAACctacagcagctgtgctgcaaacACAGACACTCAGCCACACAGCCAAGCCGGGCTCCCACTTCACTATGCGAGCCGTGTAAACAGATGGAGCAGaataagcaacaaaaatgaagaaattgttccCTCCTGTCACTCAAGAGCAGGAGATGTTTCCCAAAAAGACTGTTTTTTGTCCCAAAACGCAGGGACCAGCACTTGTGAGCAGAGCACCAAGTGCTCACAGGCCTGCCCGGCCACGTGCCTGCCCAGCACAACTTCTCCCcagcaagagctgctgctttctccttgcaCTGAGTCCAAAAAGGAGTGACTGGGAAAGAACTAATGATGTAAAGACACACTATACTCCAAGGAAAACATCTGGAAGCTCAGCTACAAGGAGTACGTAATGCATGGGAAGGCAACGACAGCAAAATAGGTTCCTTACTTCATCGAATCCCATCTTGTCCGGGTGCTTTGGGGGAACAGAGACGTACTGAGAGGGCTCAATGGGAGGACGATCgactgaaagagaggagagatcCCAGCCATCACCCCGCTGCACACGCACGACTGATATAACCAAGGGTGTATTTTTTGACCTGGGGAAGTTGAGGGGTTTTGTGAATCGGGTTGACCCGGTGGTGATGGCACTTCTACATAGGAAAGCCCTAAAAACTGGAAAACCTGAGCATCAAAACAGTGTGAGAACGCGCCAGCAAGCAGGTTCTCCCACACACCCAAGGGGAAGAACTGGACCGTTGGTGGATGTCTGCAAACATTCACTGGGGGCTCCAGCACGGCGGGGTGCAGCCACTTACTCATAGCCTCGATCAGCGTGTGCACAAAGTTCTCTGTCTCTTCTTGCAGCGTCTGGTGCGACTTCAGGGGCATGGGAAGGAAACCATAGTGTTCACGGTTGCAGATGAACATCTGAATTCCTGAGGATCACAGAAGAACCAGGTCTTTTATCGGCAGGTTTCACCACTCTGCTGACACGCAGCCACAACCCCAGGGCGGTGGGCACTGCTCTCAGCCACAGGGGCTGGGCTTGTAGTGGTGCTGTGTGCAGCCCAGCGATCCCTGCGGCCTTCCAATCCAACCAATACACGCTACAATCCTATGAACATCACTGTGtcatcttctgttttgtcaTCTGGCCCCTCCATGAAACCCATACCTCCTCACTCTCTAGCAGCAGGTGTTTTTAACCATGGTCAGGACTTCTCTAGGAGAGACTGAGACCAGAGAAAGGGTCTTTTTCAGCCTCTGCCTTCTAAGTATAAAAGCGATCCTACAGCAGAGGGCAGAACGGGCCTTTAGCAACAGCAGGAAAACCAGACAGCACCCCCATGCCCCAAACCCCACCTGCACTGCTCCTAGCCAGCACCTCACCTAACACCATCCCTTCTCAGATCCAGAGCCACAagcagggtgctgcagcaggttTCCACGCTCAGAGTAATCCAGCCTTAAGTGATACAACAGCTGGCACAGGAGCCAGAGGGGTTTCCATCTGCAGCTGTGGtaaagcagaggcagcagcgACCGTGTGGCATGGAGCTGCTCCCCTACACAGAGCCTGGGCTCAGCAACTGTGTCCAAACAGGGTGGGGAGGGACAATGGGTctcaaagaggaggaaaatgtgCAGGTTTCAAAGCTCAGGGTTAAGGCATTTTCACCCAAAAGTGGGCAGGACTGCCCAACCCCCCCCTTAAAACACAGGAGGGCCAAACTGGTTAGAAAGCTGCAAGTGGTGAAGGTcaggcagaaggaagcagtCCTGCTGGACACCCCACTGTTCCTCTGGGTGACAGGAGGCCCTGCCTGGGGTCACACAGGACAGAGCTGCAAAGCCTGGGTTATCAGTACAGCTGCAGGCCCTGCCACTGCCTCTGCAAAGGATTCAGCCGGGGCTTTGCAGTCAGATATCCTCCTACTCCTGCTCGCTCTGGCTGGGAAATAAAGATGAGACATTTTCACCTGTGGCAGCAAAGAACACTGAGGAAAATGTCTGATAACCATCTTGGAAACGCCGAGTctaggcactggcacaggctgcccatggagtggtggggtcaccatccctgggggggggtggggtgggttCCAGAcccgtggggatgtggcactgagggatgtgggcagaggggttggactctgGGATCAgagaggtcctttccaacctgaatggttctgtgatcaGGCAACACGCTCAAAAACAACATCCAAGGAAGACAAGGGAAAATACTTGCTGTTTTCATTGAGCTCTGGTACGGTCCTTTATTAACTAAGCACCGCTCAAATCCACACAACTGGCCAAGCACATTGAAAAGGAAACGCAAAACTGGAGTCATCtgcaatttctgcttttatttttttccccttcttctcctACTTAATAAAACAAGTACAACCATTCCTCTCCCTCTAGAGAAGGGAAACGCACAGACACTACCTGGAGTGCCAATGCTTTCATGTGCAAGTCCCCCTAATCCCTGGTTTTCTTCACAGGGCAGAACTGCCTGCACTAATGACCCCGTGTTCCCACCTCTTGAAGTTCTGCAATCACattgctggctgcagtgcttgcCAAAACACATCCAGTTGTCAACTGCAGTTAAGGTGAACggcagaataaaaaaatcctaCCTGCTGACAGTAATTGATTTGGCACTGATCTAATCAACTAATCTCATCTGGCTCGCCGATCTCTGCTCTCATCTTCCGCTGGCTTGAACTCGGTTAATCCGCGTCCATTCACCCCaatatttctgttccttctggGATAAAGGCTActttaaaacagcaaagctACCTTAAAATAGGGAGGGGAACTCACTCAGCAGATCTGTTTTTACAGCAGAACCCCCTAATGCGACAAGTGACTGAACAGCTGTAGATGCTGGTACTACCACCAGCATTTGTAGGGCAGTGACAGGGCTCACAGCCACGTGCCAGAAACCCACAGCCACGTTCAGGCACGGGGAATGCCCCCCACATCCCTGCATTTCAGATCGAGCTGAAATCCTCCTCTATCAGAGACAGACACAGTGCCAGCAGCCTCTTGCCTTGCCCTTTGCTCAGGGAGCCTCCTGAAGTGGTGACCGTAGATATCCTAGCCACAGAATGCAGGATGCCTTCCGCTCTCACAACACTCACCTGTGGTCACTGCTGCCTTGCTGGGACACAAATGAAGGCTGGGTGCCACACAGCCCCTGTCCCTGTAAGAGCCCCCATTATCTCTGGGAGAGCCCTCAgtgggggaggggagcggggtACAAACTGACCACTGAAGTCAGCATACAGCTCTCTGGCCTCTGAACTCCAAGCAGAGACCTGCACGTCTGCTAGTGAATCCTCCCCAGTGAAGGCTCCAGACGTACCTGCTTGGCGACTGGAGAAGGCAAAGACCATGATATCATCAAAGCTCCAGGTGTAGTCTTGGTGGGGCGGGTAGAACACCAGCTTGGTGGAGGCCTCCTTCCTCAAGTCGATGAGGAACGTGGAATGGATCATGGGGACAGCAAAACAGCCCGTCCTCTTCCACTCCCGGATCAAGGGGTAATCCAGGGTCCTTTTGTAATAGCCCTGCAAACGCAACGAGCAGGCCTCTTGTTACAAGAGATTTACTGCAAGGATGCTCCCCAGCAAAAGCTCTCACCCTGTGCCCTCCCCAGCAGAGATGCGTCAGTGCCCAGTTTGCAGATTTTGAAGCATTCCCCATTTGGAGAGGTTCAGTCATGTGCTCAGAAACAATCCCCGTCCCAGAAGTTAAAGCTCagccttctttctctcttgttcaGCAGCTACTGGAAACTCAAACCTTCCACAGAAGAACCAAGAGTGCTTCAAACCCAGGACTGCATTCCCCTGGCTCTCTCCAAAGCTCTTGTGGCACTCAGACTTTCAGGTCTGATCCTGGGAGCCCCCTC of Numida meleagris isolate 19003 breed g44 Domestic line chromosome 7, NumMel1.0, whole genome shotgun sequence contains these proteins:
- the COLGALT2 gene encoding procollagen galactosyltransferase 2 (The sequence of the model RefSeq protein was modified relative to this genomic sequence to represent the inferred CDS: added 30 bases not found in genome assembly) — its product is MAACAAPRAPRPPVLLLLLLLLLLGGCGASLPPEPPPPPSPELQPQPLPESALQKPTVLLAIIARNAASALPHFLGCVERLRYPKSRIALWVATDHNADNTTAILREWLKNVQNLYHDVEWRPMEDPQSYPEEMGPKHWPSSRFTHVMKLRQAALRAAREKWSDYILFIDTDNLLTNPETLNLLIAENKTLVAPMLESRFLYSNFWCGITPQGYYKRTLDYPLIREWKRTGCFAVPMIHSTFLIDLRKEASTKLVFYPPHQDYTWSFDDIMVFAFSSRQAGIQMFICNREHYGFLPMPLKSHQTLQEETENFVHTLIEAMIDRPPIEPSQYVSVPPKHPDKMGFDEIFMINLKRRKDRRDRMLRTLYEQEIAVKIVEAVDGKALNTSQLKALSIEMLPGYRDPYSSRPLTRGEIGCFLSHYYIWKEVVNRGLEKTLVIEDDVRFEHQFKRKLMKLMDDVEQAQLDWELIYIGRKRMQVQQPEKAVPNVMNLVEADYSYWTLGYAISFQGAQKLIGAEPFSKMLPVDEFLPVMYNKHPVAKYMEYYESRDLKAFSAEPLLVYPTHYTGQPGYLSDTETSTIWDNETVSTDWDRTHSWKSRQQGQIHSEAQNKDALPPQSSLNAPSSRDEL